GTTTTTTCTTGTAGAAAATCGGCAGGTTGACAGTTGCCGTAAGAGACCACATATCCTCAAACGGCGGGGTTCTCTTAGCAACCGCTGCATTAACGGTCACATCGGGGTAGTAGTCCTTTTTAGCCAGAGCTATTTTAGTTTTAGCGGCATCCAGCATAATTTGTCTTGCCTTAATTTCCGGGGAGTTATCGTACGCAATCTTTATCAGCTCCTCAAGGGTGTAATTATAGGACGACACGGGTTTTCTGACAGGTTTTCCCAGTGGTGAATTAACCTCCCTGCCCAAAGTCACGTTAAGCATTCCCTCAAGCGACTGGATACGCTGCTTTTCCATTATCTCTTTTTCAAGACTCATGTACTTTTCAGTCTGAGCCATGAGAACATCCTGTTGAGAGCCTACCCCTGAGGAATATCGGGCAAGGGCGGCATCCTCAACCCTTGAAAAAAGAGCCATACGCTTTTCAATTGTTTCAACAAACAGGGTTGAATACAGGAGACTGTAGTAGAGCTCCTTTATTCGGGCAACAGTTCGGAATTTAACGCCGTTAGCAGATTCTTTAACAGATTGGCTTTCCTTTGTCTGCACTTCCTCTTTGAGAGCAAGTTTGCCAGGAAAAGGAAAAGTCTGAGACAGAGAAAACATCCACTGAGAGCCCTGCATCTCCCCAAGCGTGTATCTGTTCCATGATTCGTTTTGATAACCAAACGTGAACATGGGGTCAGGGAGAGCCCCAGACTGCGGGATTTTGAACTCCGCAGTGAAGACCTTTTCATTAGCCATAAGCACTTCGTGGTTTTCAGAGAGCGCCTCTGAGACAAGAGCATTGAGGTCAAGCTCTGCTGAAAACGAAGGGGTAGCTAAAAAAAACAGTATAATCCCTGCAATTGCTGTTTTATTTAGCATCCACATTGTACTTTGCCGACTCTGTTTTGTTGTTTCTGGTTACTTTTACCGCTACGTTCCAGGCCCCTGCCATAGGTAAATTCATTGTTGCAATGAACTCCTCGGCGTTTTGTTTAGCATTAGCTTTGTAGTTCATCGCTGGCATTCCAGGCATAGCTGGCATTGAGTATTCCAATACAACCTTGGCATCTAAAACGTATTTTCCATCGGCATCCTTAATCTCTATGGTGGCTATATTGTCGCCAACCACAGGGTTCTTCTTGTCAAGCTTTAAAGTGACAGCATACGGTCCGGCGTTTGACGTCTGTTTGTAAGTTCTTAAATCTGCCATAGCACCTGTTGATAAAAAAACAAGTGTGACAACAATTGCCAAAACCGTTGTAGTTGCTTTTTTTACTCTGTTCATAATGTGTGTAACCTCCCTTTTTTTAATTTCACTCAATTAGTGAATGTCTATTTTATCACAGACTATGGTGTTTATTATAAAGGTAGATTGTGAATAAATTATGAATTTCTAATTTGTAGTTAACTGCAGCCGTAGGATGAGCACTTGCAAACTCCCTTGTTTTTAGCCTTTTCAAACGCCTCCTTACCCTCTCTAACTGAAAAAACGGCTATGGCTATGGCTCCGATACTATCCAGTCCGGCTATTTTAGTAATCTCATAGCCCACACTTGCCAAAAGGAGCACTATTGAAAGATATATGCACACGCGTGAGCAGGCGGCATCTGATAGTATTGCCTCAGAACCAAGGGCATTGCCAGCTTTAGTCTTGTAACGAATAAGCAAGAGCATTGCAACAATTGAAACAACTGCAACGACTATTCCAACTATTGTGGTCACAGGTTTCTTACCGGTTATAAAGTTATAAACAGAGGTAACGGCAAGTCCGGCTGCTAAAACGTAAAAAGCCCAGCCTGTGATCTTTAAGGCCGTCTTTTCAAAGGCATCCTGTGCTATTTTATTTGTGCTGTTATCGCCTTTCATCCGTATTACCATGTGCCAGATACCTATGCCTGATACTACCTCGGCAAAGGAATCCAGCCCAAAACCAAAAAGTGACATTGTGTCATCATCTAACCCAAAATAAACAGAGACCAGCCCCTCTGCCAAGTTATAAAACACTGTTATCGCAGCAAGCAGATATGCAAGATCCAGCAGCCCCTCTCTGTCTTTTAAAGAAACTTTCACTAAGTTTTATCCCCCTTTATTCTAATTAAAATGCTAAAATATTATAGCAATTTATGACAGATAATGTGTACAAAACTTATTTAATAGTAGGCATGGGCGGGTTTCTTGGGGCCGTTGCCCGTTATGCCATAGGTGGGTGGTTTGGAAAGCGCTGGGGGATTAGCTTTCCATGGGGAACACTTTTCATAAACGTAAGCGGATGTTTCCTTATAGCGTTTCTAATGTCAATTCTTACAGAAAGGTATATGTTTAATCCACATTGGCGGTTATTTCTTGTGGTGGGATTTCTTGGAGCATATACCACATTTTCCACCTTTGAGTATGAAACCGAGCAGTTACTAAAGGGCGGAGAGTTTCTTTACGCCACTTTAAATGTGACATTAAGTGTGGTGGTCGGATTTATTGCCCTGAAATCGGGTGAAACCCTTGCTAAATTTATATAAGGAGTGAGATGATTATAAAAGGACCGGCTAAAAAACTAACTATCTACGTGGATGAAAATGAGAAATACGGAGATAAACCCGTATATGAGACAGTGATAGAGCTTTTTTTAAAGAAAGGAATAAGCGGCGTCACTCTTTTTAAAGGCACCGCAGGTTTTGGCAGAGGAGCGGTGGTGCATTCGTCAAAAATACTTGAACTCTCTGAAAATCTACCCTTAAAAATAGAAGCAATTGATACGCAGGAGGCTATAAACACTGTGCTGCCTGATATATACCTCATTGTTGACAAAGGACTGATTGAAATCAGCGACACTGAGATAGTCAAATGGGAAAAGCGTGCCATTGCCGCTAAAATGCCGGAGGTCAAACGCAGAAGGACCCAATATGATGCAAAAATGCTTCAGATTATGATAAATGAAAATGATAAGTGGCATGGAGAGCCTATGGCCGATGCACTCTTAAAAAGGTTTGCCATGGAGGAAATTACAGGGATAACAGTTTTTAAGGGCATTACCGGATACGGTAGCCACAAGGAGGTACACAAGCACAGGTTTTTTTCGCTGGCTGAAGGACTGCCTGTGCTTCTGATTATCGTTGAAATGGAGGATAAAATAGAAAGAGCACTACAGGCGGTAGATGATATTCTCACAGAGGGGATAGTATCAGTTTGTGACGTAAATGCAATTAGATATTCAATGGAAAGCGCGTAAGGAGCAATGTTTAACAATAGCGGGATATTAGATGAACTATGCGTCCTGTATGTGGAGGATGAGGCGGCTGTAAGGCTCAACGTGGGAGAATCGTTGATGAGACTTTGCCGCAATCTTTATTTGGCGTCAAACGGTAAAGAAGGATTGGATATTTATGTCGCATACCGGCCTGACATTGTGATAACAGACATACGTATGCCGAAGATGAACGGTCTTGCCATGGCAAGGGAGATAAAAAAGCATAATCCTAAGACTCAGATAATAATCACTACTGCTTTTAGTGACACAGACATGCTTATTGAGTCTATAGAGCTTGGTGTGAATCAGTACGTGATAAAACCAATCAACGCTGAAAAACTCCTTGAGAAATTAATCCTGTGTGCAAAGGCAGTATGGACAGACAGAGCGTTTAAGGAAAGCCATGATTTATTTAAAAAACTTTCTGAGGGATCAGCTTTTGGAGTTGCACTACACAGGGAGAAATTTTTGTATGTCAATCCTGCAATGCAAAGCATAACCGGATACAAGCCCTCAGAGCTGTTAAATATGTGCTTGTGGGATGTTATGGGACAGAGGTGGAAGCAGGGGATAAAGGAACAGATGTTTTGGCGGCTCAAAGGCGTGAAGATGCCGCTTGAATATACCGAGATGGAATTAATATC
This genomic interval from Nitrospirota bacterium contains the following:
- the crcB gene encoding fluoride efflux transporter CrcB; amino-acid sequence: MTDNVYKTYLIVGMGGFLGAVARYAIGGWFGKRWGISFPWGTLFINVSGCFLIAFLMSILTERYMFNPHWRLFLVVGFLGAYTTFSTFEYETEQLLKGGEFLYATLNVTLSVVVGFIALKSGETLAKFI
- a CDS encoding FixH family protein, whose translation is MNRVKKATTTVLAIVVTLVFLSTGAMADLRTYKQTSNAGPYAVTLKLDKKNPVVGDNIATIEIKDADGKYVLDAKVVLEYSMPAMPGMPAMNYKANAKQNAEEFIATMNLPMAGAWNVAVKVTRNNKTESAKYNVDAK
- a CDS encoding cation transporter, which encodes MKVSLKDREGLLDLAYLLAAITVFYNLAEGLVSVYFGLDDDTMSLFGFGLDSFAEVVSGIGIWHMVIRMKGDNSTNKIAQDAFEKTALKITGWAFYVLAAGLAVTSVYNFITGKKPVTTIVGIVVAVVSIVAMLLLIRYKTKAGNALGSEAILSDAACSRVCIYLSIVLLLASVGYEITKIAGLDSIGAIAIAVFSVREGKEAFEKAKNKGVCKCSSYGCS
- a CDS encoding TolC family protein is translated as MLNKTAIAGIILFFLATPSFSAELDLNALVSEALSENHEVLMANEKVFTAEFKIPQSGALPDPMFTFGYQNESWNRYTLGEMQGSQWMFSLSQTFPFPGKLALKEEVQTKESQSVKESANGVKFRTVARIKELYYSLLYSTLFVETIEKRMALFSRVEDAALARYSSGVGSQQDVLMAQTEKYMSLEKEIMEKQRIQSLEGMLNVTLGREVNSPLGKPVRKPVSSYNYTLEELIKIAYDNSPEIKARQIMLDAAKTKIALAKKDYYPDVTVNAAVAKRTPPFEDMWSLTATVNLPIFYKKKQDMAVMQARSEAENTSHEVDAYKYMVASGLREFLSMVKSSESLIDLYQNVLIPKTYQEFELFLSSYISGKSDALSVITRLKSLLDYEILCDKQYTDREKAIAQIESLVAANSLPSDAAKVEQIK
- a CDS encoding DUF190 domain-containing protein, with the translated sequence MIIKGPAKKLTIYVDENEKYGDKPVYETVIELFLKKGISGVTLFKGTAGFGRGAVVHSSKILELSENLPLKIEAIDTQEAINTVLPDIYLIVDKGLIEISDTEIVKWEKRAIAAKMPEVKRRRTQYDAKMLQIMINENDKWHGEPMADALLKRFAMEEITGITVFKGITGYGSHKEVHKHRFFSLAEGLPVLLIIVEMEDKIERALQAVDDILTEGIVSVCDVNAIRYSMESA